Proteins co-encoded in one Aspergillus luchuensis IFO 4308 DNA, chromosome 6, nearly complete sequence genomic window:
- a CDS encoding glycosyltransferase family 32 protein (CAZy:GT32;~COG:M;~EggNog:ENOG410PH27;~InterPro:IPR029044,IPR007577;~PFAM:PF04488;~TransMembrane:3 (o6-31i198-217o270-293i)), whose product MRRGLLIFLIANLVIVTFLVRSVFTLLSLLVEDASADAIHRAELPSPNSSLIEQRPQIIPKIIHQTYKNETIPEVWREAQQSCIDLHPDYEYILWTNEKSREFIANEYPWFLETFDGYKYPIQRADSIRYFVLAHYGGTYIDLDDGCNRRLDPLLAYPAWVRRTVPTGISNDAMGSVPQHPFFLRTIELLQSYDRHWLLPYITVMYSTGPLFLSVIWKEYMQTNPSESGRVRILMRDEYNRYSWSFFTHHVGNSWHGKDARLIFWMGQHWVFLTVCGFFLAAVVGFALWWLYARIMLLGSKYRYRYSKIPSFVSSSRLSSPTRMGRRMMPTLLRRVSFKEDEEAAGVTETSYELYSRRD is encoded by the exons ATGCGACGTGGACTTCTCATTTTCCTCATCGCAaacctcgtcatcgtcacaTTCCTCGTGCGCAGCGTCTTCACACTACTCTCCCTGCTAGTGGAAGATGCATCCGCCGACGCTATCCACCGCGCCGAGCTCCCCTCACCAAACTCCAGTTTGATCGAGCAACGCCCTCAGATCATCCCCAAGATCATTCACCAGACATACAAGAACGAAACGATCCCGGAGGTGTGGAGGGAGGCTCAACAGAGCTGCATTGATTTGCACCCGGACTACGAATACATT CTCTGGACCAACGAAAAGTCGCGCGAATTCATCGCCAACGAGTACCCTTGGTTCCTCGAGACCTTCGATGGTTACAAGTATCCTATCCAGCGTGCTGATTCGATCCGCTACTTCGTCCTCGCACACTACGGTGGCACCTACATTGACCTTGACGAT GGATGCAACCGCCGGCTAGATCCTCTCCTCGCCTACCCTGCCTGGGTCCGTCGCACTGTTCCTACCGGTATCTCCAACGACGCCATGGGATCTGTTCCCCAGCAtcccttcttcctgcgtACGATTGAGCTACTGCAGTCGTACGACCGCCATTGGCTCCTCCCGTACATCACGGTTATGTACTCGACTGGTCCCCTGTTTTTGTCGGTGATCTGGAAGGAGTACATGCAGACCAACCCCAGCGAGTCTGGCCGTGTCCGCATCTTGATGCGCGATGAGTACAACCGGTACTCGTGGAGCTTCTTCACGCACCACGTAGGCAACAGCTGGCACGGCAAGGATGCTCgcttgatcttctggatgGGCCAGCACTGGGTGTTCCTCACCGTGTGCGGCTTCTTCCTGGCTGCCGTTGTTGGATTTGCCCTCTGGTGGCTGTATGCGCGCATCATGCTGTTGGGATCGAAGTACCGTTACCGCTACTCGAAGATTCCTTCCTTTGTTTCGAGTTCCCGTCTGTCTTCGCCGACAAGGATGGGGCGGCGCATGATGCCTACCCTTCTTCGTCGCGTCAGCTTcaaggaggacgaagaggccGCCGGCGTTACCGAAACGTCGTACGAACTCTACAGCAGACGCGACTAA
- the derA gene encoding putative ER-associated proteolytic system protein Der1 (COG:S;~EggNog:ENOG410PIMP;~InterPro:IPR007599;~PFAM:PF04511;~TransMembrane:4 (o29-53i65-88o108-141i153-178o)) has translation MAAIWGNGGQAGQFPLEQWFYEMPPVTRWWTAATVATSVLVQCHVLTPFQLFYSFRAVYVKSQYWRLLTTFLYFGPLNLDLLFHVFFLQRYSRLLEESSGRSPAHFSWLLFYAMASLLVLSPFLSLPFLGTALSSSLVYIWSRRNPETRLSFLGMLVFTAPYLPWVLMAFSLVVHGIVPKDEICGVVVGHVWYFFNDVYPSLHGGHRPFDPPMWWVRLFESGPAERGTDAANVNGDFAAAAAPEVR, from the exons ATGGCCGCCATCTGGGGTAACGGCGGGCAGGCTGGCCAGTTCCCGCTGGAGCAATGGTTCTATGAGATGCCCCCTGTAACTCGATGGTGGACAGCAGCCACCGTTGCCACTTCAGTCTTGGTTCAATGTCACGTCCTCACCCCATTTCAGCTGTTTTATAGCTTCCGCGCAGTCTATGTCAAGTCTCAG TATTGGCGTCTATTAACGACCTTCCTATACTTCGGACCACTCAATCTCGACTTACTATTCCATGTGTTCTTCTTGCAGCGATACTCGCGCCTCTTGGAGGAATCATCGGGACGATCGCCGGCCCACTTCTCGTGGCTTCTGTTCTACGCCATGGCCTCTCTTCTCGTCCTCTCGCcatttctctcccttcctttcttgggCACGGCCCTCTCTTCCAGTCTGGTCTACATCTGGAGTCGTCGCAACCCGGAAACTCGCCTGAGCTTCCTGGGAATGCTGGTCTTCACCGCCCCATACCTCCCCTGGGTCCTGATGGCATTCAGCCTGGTCGTCCACGGCATCGTGCCGAAGGACGAGATCTGCGGCGTTGTCGTCGGCCACGTCTGGTACTTCTTCAATGACGTCTACCCTTCGCTTCACGGTGGCCACCGTCCTTTCGATCCCCCTATGTGGTGGGTGCGTCTGTTTGAGTCCGGGCCTGCAGAACGAGGCACCGACGCGGCCAACGTCAACGGGGACttcgcggctgctgctgcacccGAAGTTCGGTGA
- a CDS encoding putative hydrolase, alpha/beta fold family (COG:S;~EggNog:ENOG410PH5Z;~InterPro:IPR000073,IPR029058;~MEROPS:MER0059846;~PFAM:PF12146;~TransMembrane:1 (o12-32i)) yields MSFVDTPLSLLSTFSIPLLVAGLLGMGLLSWIRPNGRITYYHAKDNNLLLATKAGKSRSQAQVTLADLCRTATPKTCQLNPFLFNGHLQTAWTTAKFDNVPVHYKRWMFEAENPMLSGHFAIDFVVDPYEPPSDAHATDSERKYTQPSGLPERTSFFSEDEFAALPSDDTKPMLVVLHGLSGGSHELYLRHVIAPLIKDQTWEACVVNSRGCSQTKITTGVLYNARATWDIRQAVKWLRKTFPNRPLFGIGFSLGANILANYLGEEGDACELKAAVLCASPWNLEIGSLNLQSTLIGREVYSKVMGTSMKDLFERHVEQVSKNPRIDVDEVRNITYLHEFDRALQCASWGYPTEGAYYRDASSTDAMLGIRIPFFVIQAEDDPIACAAALPFQEMTQTPYGVMMTTSWGGHLGWFELGGGRWFVKPVANFLNLMAKEVDLTVPFKVEDPEKIPGHLAHHTGPEKDADTAPKPKFIPAQRKLDLQIRP; encoded by the exons ATGTCATTTGTTGACACCCCCCTCAGCCTACTAAGCACATTCTCCATACCGCTTCTTGTGGCGGGCCTGCTGGGAATGGGCCTGCTCTCATGGATCCGCCCTAATGGCCGGATCACATACTATCATGCGAAAGATAATAACCTCTTACTGGCCACAAAGGCGGGAAAGTCCAGATCCCAGGCGCAAGTGACTCTGGCAGACCTGTGTCGCACTGCCACTCCCAAGACGTGCCAGCTGAACCCCTTCCTTTTCAATGGTCATCTTCAGACTGCCTGGACGACCGCGAAGTTTGATAATGTTCCGGTACACTACAAGCGCTGGATGTTCGAGGCTGAGAACCCGATGTTGTCTGGGCACTTTGCGATAGACTTCGTGGTAGATCCGTATGAGCCGCCCAGCGACGCTCATGCGACTGATAGCGAGAGGAAATATACTCAGCCGTCAGGGCTACCCGAACGGACGTCATTCTTCTCGGAAGATGAATTTGCTGCGCTTCCCTCGGACGACACCAAGCCTATGCTCGTGGTTCTCCATGGCCTAAGCGGCGGATCACATGAACTTTATCTGCGCCATGTGATTGCACCTCTTATCAAGGATCAGACCTGGGAAGCTTGTGTCGTCAACTCCAGAGGCTGCTCGCAAACCAAGATTACGACTGGTGTGCTTTACAATGCTCGCGCTACCTGGGACATTCGTCAGGCTGTCAAATGGCTACGGAAGACTTTTCCGAATCGCCCCTTGTTTGGAATTGGTTTCTCGCTCGGCGCGAACATTCTTGCTAAT TACttgggtgaggagggcgatgCCTGCGAGTTGAAGGCCGCGGTACTCTGTGCTAGCCCTTGGAACCTCGAAATTGGCTCCCTAAATCTGCAAAGCACCTTGATTGGTCGCGAGGTCTATAGTAAAGTAATGGGTACGAGCATGAAGGATCTGTTTGAACG ACACGTGGAGCAGGTCTCCAAGAACCCGCGAATCGACGTTGACGAGGTGAGGAATATCACTTATTTGCATGAGTTCGACCG GGCTTTGCAATGTGCCTCGTGGGGCTACCCTACTGAAGGAGCATACTATCGCGATGCTTCTTCTACCGATGCTATGCTGGGTATTCGTATTCCATTCTTTGTTATACAAGCCGAAGACGACCCG ATTGCCTGTGCTGCCGCACTGCCATTCCAGGAGATGACGCAAACCCCGTACGGCGTGATGATGACTACCTCTTGGGGTGGACATCTTGGCTGGTTTGAGCTTGGAGGTGGGAGGTGGTTTGTGAAACCG GTGGCGAATTTCCTGAACCTCATGGCGAAGGAGGTCGACCTTACCGTGCCGTTCAAGGTTGAGGATCCCGAGAAGATTCCCGGTCATCTTGCCCACCATACGGGTCCCGAAAAGGACGCAGATACGGCACCAAAGCCGAAATTCATTCCTGCGCAACGCAAGCTCGACCTGCAAATCAGGCCCTAG
- the RPC19 gene encoding DNA-directed RNA polymerase core subunit RPC19 (COG:K;~EggNog:ENOG410PQX3;~InterPro:IPR033898,IPR036603,IPR009025,IPR008193;~PFAM:PF01193,PF13656;~go_function: GO:0003677 - DNA binding [Evidence IEA];~go_function: GO:0003899 - DNA-directed 5'-3' RNA polymerase activity [Evidence IEA];~go_function: GO:0046983 - protein dimerization activity [Evidence IEA];~go_process: GO:0006351 - transcription, DNA-templated [Evidence IEA]), producing the protein MPASVHSEEQDQSMLDASAPQEEQTDILELDEKRIVVLPGSSDTAASFQFEGEGHTLGNALRYAIMKNPEVEFCGYTIPHPSETKMNLRIQTYETTTAVEALEKGLDTLMDLCDVVTDKFTTARDDFNAAQADRMEA; encoded by the exons ATGCCCGCCTCCGTCCACTCCGAAGAACAAGACCAGTCCATGCTGGACGCCTCCGCGCCCCAGGAAGAGCAGACCGACATCCTCGAGCTAGACGAGAAGCGCATTGTTGTC TTGCCCGGCTCGTCCGACACCGCAGCTTCGTTCCAATTCGAGGGAGAGGGTCACACTCTGGGTAATGCGCTGCGATATGCGATCATGAAGAA CCCCGAAGTCGAATTCTGCGGTTACACTATCCCCCATCCTTCTGAGACGAAGATGAATCTTCGCATTCAGACTTATG AAACAACCACCGCCGTCGAAGCCCTCGAAAAAGGTCTCGACACTCTAATGGACCTCTGTGATGTCGTTACGGATAAGTTCACCACTGCTCGGGATGACTTTAATGCTGCACAGGCGGATCGCATGGAGGCTTAG
- the loc1 gene encoding protein loc1 (COG:Z;~EggNog:ENOG410PPYM;~InterPro:IPR037650;~go_function: GO:0003729 - mRNA binding [Evidence IEA];~go_process: GO:0042273 - ribosomal large subunit biogenesis [Evidence IEA]), protein MAPTKGPAAGKASNKSDGKKSKPLSSASKVNKKGAKRPPPKEVKAKARTESSLLKKTKKREYTEEELGLPKLNAITPVGVVKPKGKKKGKTFVDDAEGMMTILAMVNAEKEGQIESKMMKARQLEEIREAKRKEAEARQAQKKSKLEEAKQSIRQKRKHKGGSSETNEAPSRESSSKSKGKKKSVAFA, encoded by the exons ATGGCGCCGACTAAGGGCCCCGCCGCTGGCAAGGCCTCGAACAAGAGCGAcggaaagaagagcaagccCCTCTCGTCCGCATCGAAAGTGAACAAGAAAGGCGCCAAGCGCCCGCCGCCCAAGGAAGTCAAGGCGAAGGCGCGCACGGAGTCTAGTctgttgaagaagacgaagaagagagaatatACCGAGGAGGAACTGGGACTGCCTAAGCTGAATGCGATCACCCCCGTTGGCGTGGTGAAgcccaagggcaagaagaagggcaagactTTCGTTGACGATGCG GAGGGAATGATGACCATCCTCGCCATGGTCAAcgccgagaaggaaggaCAGATCGAATccaagatgatgaaggctcGTCAGTTGGAGGAGATCCGTGAGGCtaagagaaaggaggcaGAGGCTAGACAGGCGCAGAAGAAGTCTAAGCTG GAGGAAGCGAAGCAGTCCATTCGCCAAAAACGCAAGCACAAGGGTGGCTCCAGCGAGACAAATGAAGCGCCCAGCAGGGAGTCGTCTTCAAAgtcaaaaggaaagaagaagagtgtTGCATTTGCTTGA
- a CDS encoding uncharacterized protein (COG:S;~EggNog:ENOG410PIB2;~InterPro:IPR019440;~PFAM:PF10345;~go_process: GO:0007064 - mitotic sister chromatid cohesion [Evidence IEA]) — MSYPPPHNGPYPSQYMQQPPNLPHHQQTIHPQQLLYNNNVNTSASPYQYGKPVVYPQVMIPAYPAYAQTYNPQPPQQQQPPPPPPQQPPPQQQPQQQYVNPSDLFNPPPLASTSPPQFTNSPSQYAAQPAVSVAGNSRSPVLPTSTPAPSTYYAAPDLNQANQTPNNYPQPTSTTPSVQVPTPAAAAAPAAASPAPPPTAKPVAAKPVPVKPAAKPVAQTPPAPSPKPVQVLIPAPTPEVQQKIQRPPPKKQVQRQTGQKPTQKSAGAPIDYQVLLLAMADEYLNAAHSHGTLVALLRREMEMDEYYKLVATGLGCLEAVLKNWRLQPRVEALVRLRYARILFEETDNDLEAETALSKGIDLCERNRMLDLKYSMQHLLARMLYKTNPKASLKAVDGMIQDVEAYRHSAWEYAFRFLRVSLSLSSSAHQDSVSALQHLHKISTMASRNGDRAVSAMSAIIEALAHLQQGSGFDSVEQAQRAVAVARSHQLNDELRHIPQLTTLVQIVDICCSLLEYDINQSSQKLKMLQDLMDERLNDSNWRSDGSFSIPLNGKSAGPSSIDTGDILQVQSGTLLLSFNWLPQHDLYALCYFLSSITLSCKNSYDGRKAEKFLQEGTRMLKGSFKAPQEITESVVSANRRVQWRRVLYCNLLVQQVFLACGRTDWELASKTLKELQEEGQELGDQLPDTVECLMEYATGAIAQATGDLTAALNAFQSPLLSLSTNFSKTARNEPRRDIAILAALNTVLILRDPTHPSHSHLPAVLSTVESFCTGSPNKYIQAAYYLVCATVQTESTIQTKQYLQQALQSATAISNSQITCMTLTFMSWKYFRGVVGEQAEKSARAGRAMAKKANDRLWVSVTDEMLAETLERQGKNEEAKGVREEGHRVMMGLPSALKRPV, encoded by the exons ATGAGCTACCCACCACCCCATAACGGCCCATATCCTTCGCAGTATATGCAGCAACCCCCCAATCTGCCGCATCACCAGCAGACCATCCACCCGCAGCAGCTACtgtacaacaacaatgtcaACACGAGCGCTTCGCCATATCAATATGGGAAGCCGGTGGTCTATCCCCAGGTCATGATCCCGGCGTATCCTGCTTACGCGCAGACTTATAACCCGCAGCCGccgcaacaacagcaacctcctcctcctccacctcaacagcctccaccccagcagcagccgcaacAGCAATATGTGAATCCGTCGGATCTGTTCAACCCACCACCGCTTGCTTCTACCTCGCCTCCCCAGTTCACCAATAGTCCGTCTCAATATGCCGCACAACCAGCGGTGTCTGTTGCAGGCAACAGCCGCTCCCCAGTCCTCCCTACTTCTACCCCCGCCCCATCCACGTACTATGCCGCCCCAGATCTAAACCAAGCGAATCAAACTCCCAACAATTACCCTCAACCTACATCTACGACGCCCTCAGTTCAAGTCCCGAcccccgctgctgctgctgcccctgCGGCTGCGTCtcctgcccctcctcctACTGCTAAACCTGTTGCTGCCAAACCCGTCCCTGTTAAGCCCGCGGCCAAACCTGTCGCTCAAACTCCCCCAGCACCATCTCCTAAGCCTGTCCAGGTGTTAATTCCAGCTCCTACCCCAGAAGTGCAGCAGAAGATCCAGCGCCCTCCCCCTAAGAAGCAAGTGCAGCGACAAACTGGCCAAAAACCTACCCAAAAATCAGCAGGCGCACCGATCGACTATCAAGTGCTGCTGTTGGCCATGGCTGATGAGTATCTGAATGCTGCTCACAGTCATGGCACGTTGGTAGCCTTGTTAAGACGGGAAATGGAGATGGACGAGTATTACAAATTAGTTGCTACAGGTCTTGGTTGCTTGGAAGCCGTTCTCAAG AACTGGCGGCTTCAGCCCCGGGTTGAAGCTCTAGTCCGATTACGCTATGCCCGTATATTGTTCGAGGAAACAGACAACGACCTTGAAGCGGAGACAGCATTAAGCAAAGGT ATTGACCTTTGCGAAAGG AATCGGATGCTTGATTTGAAGTATAGCATGCAGCATTTGTTGGCGCGAATGCTGTACAAGACAAATCCAAAGGCCTCGCTGAAAGCTGTTGATGGGATGATTCAAGATGTCGAAGC GTATCGCCACTCCGCCTGGGAATACGCTTTTCGTTTTCTTCGAGTGTCTCTTTCACTTTCCTCGTCGGCCCATCAAGATTCAGTGTCGGCACTGCAACACCTTCACAAGAtttccaccatggccagccGCAATGGCGATAGGGCTGTCTCAGCCATGTCTGCGATAATTGAAGCTCTAGCGCACCTTCAGCAAGGATCCGGGTTTGACTCGGTCGAGCAAGCCCAGCgtgcagtagcagtagcgcGGAGTCACCAACTCAACGACGAGCTCCGACATATTCCACAGCTAACGACTCTAGTCCAAATTGTCGATATTTGCTGCAGTCTACTTGAATACgacatcaatcaatcatcgcAAAAGCTGAAGATGCTGCAAGATTTGATGGACGAACGCTTAAACGACTCGAATTGGCGCAGCGATGGATCATTCTCAATCCCATTGAATGGCAAGTCGGCCGGACCGTCTTCCATTGACACCGGGGACATCCTCCAGGTCCAGAGTGGCACGCTGCTGTTAAGCTTCAATTGGCTACCTCAGCACGATCTCTACGCGCTTTGCTACTTCCTCAGTTCGATCACACTGAGTTGCAAAAACTCGTATGATGGACGTAAGGCAGAGAAGTTCCTGCAGGAGGGCACTCGTATGTTAAAGG GAAGTTTCAAGGCGCCACAAGAGATCACAGAATCGGTGGTAAGTGCGAACAGACGCGTTCAGTGGCGCAGGGTTCTCTACTGCAACCTGCTCGTTCAGCAGGTTTTCCTTGCTTGCGGTCGCACAGATTGGGAGCTAGCCAGCAAAACATTGAAGGAacttcaagaagaaggtcaggAGCTTGGCGACCAGCTCCCAGATACCGTTGAGTGCCTAATGGAGTATGCTACTGGTGCTATTGCGCAAGCAACCGGCGACCTCACCGCAGCTCTGAACGCCTTTCaatcccctcttctctcattATCCACCAACTTCAGCAAGACGGCGCGCAATGAGCCACGCCGCGACATCGCCATTCTCGCCGCTCTCAACACcgttctcatcctccgcgaTCCCACCCATCCCTCTCACTCCCACCTACCCGCCGTCTTATCTACTGTGGAATCATTCTGCACTGGCAGTCCCAACAAGTACATCCAAGCAGCATACTACCTGGTCTGCGCCACCGTCCAGACCGAGTCCACGATCCAAACGAAGCAATACCTACAACAAGCCCTCCAATCCGCCACGGCAATCAGCAACAGTCAAATCACCTGCATGACCCTAACCTTCATGAGCTGGAAATACTTCCGTGGCGTCGTCGGCGAACAAGCCGAGAAAAGTGCCCGAGCGGGCCGCGCCATGGCTAAGAAAGCCAACGACCGGCTCTGGGTCAGCGTCACCGACGAAATGCTAGCCGAAACGCTAGAGCGTCAAGGAAAGAAcgaggaggccaagggtGTACGGGAAGAAGGTCATCGCGTAATGATGGGATTGCCGTCTGCTTTGAAGAGGCCCGTATGA
- a CDS encoding putative NADH-ubiquinone oxidoreductase B14 subunit (COG:C;~EggNog:ENOG410PPIW;~InterPro:IPR016488;~PFAM:PF05347,PF13233), protein MTINPTFLAQRTRSSANWGDAKHRVLKSYREWLRASPEIQTMYSLNLPVSAIRTKIRQEFEKHRYVNQLNVVDVLLYQSHAEFQETLNYWKQLSHVMKYFRPEEDPGARLPPNFISGFLEGRN, encoded by the exons ATGACCATCAACCCGACCTTCCTTGCTCAGCGCACGCGCTCCT CTGCCAACTGGGGTGATGCGAAGCACCGTGTCCTCAAGTCTTACAGAGAATGGCTTAGAGCG TCCCCCGAGATTCAGACTATGTACTCTCTGAACCTCCCCGTCTCCGCTATCCGTACGAAGATCCGCCAGGAATTCGAGAAGCACCGCTACGTTAACCAGCTGAACGTTGTTGATGTGCTGTTGTACCAGAGCCACGCTGAGTTCCAG GAAACTCTCAACTACTGGAAGCAGCTGTCGCATGTGATGAAGTACTTCCGCCCCGAGGAGGACCCCGGTGCTCGGCTACCTCCCAACTTCATCTCGGGCTTCTTGGAAGGCCGCAATTGA
- the CSE4 gene encoding histone H3 family protein (COG:B;~EggNog:ENOG410PPUP;~InterPro:IPR009072,IPR000164,IPR007125;~PFAM:PF00125;~go_component: GO:0000786 - nucleosome [Evidence IEA];~go_function: GO:0003677 - DNA binding [Evidence IEA];~go_function: GO:0046982 - protein heterodimerization activity [Evidence IEA]) — protein sequence MPPKTGGRGRGRKSVTAAPRQSTAGDRAAASSSTAAITASPAAKKVRKSTGATRGGKRPAGKAPRESDVQPGDPTPQGRVRRYKPGTVALKEIRKYQRSYDLLIQKLPFARLVREVALDLLPSEVGAELRWQSHAIQALQEAAEAFLVHLFEDTNLCAIHAKRVTIMQKDIQLARRIRGVWGGLG from the exons ATGCCCCCCAAGACAGGCGGTCGCGGTCGCGGTCGCAAGAGCGTTACGGCGGCGCCGCGACAATCAACAGCTGGCGACCGTGCTGCCGCAAGCTCCTCAACAGCAGCTATAACGGCCTCGCCGGCGGCCAAGAAAGTGCGCAAATCCACTGGAGCGACtaggggagggaaaaggccTGCTGGAAAGGCACCCAGGGAGTCCGATGTTCAGC CTGGTGACCCTACACCACAAGGACGTGTACGCCGCTACAAGCCCGGAACCGTGGCTCTCAAGGAGATCCGCAAGTACCAACGCTCGTACGATCTGCTTATCCAAAAGCTTCCTTTCGCTCGGCTGGTCCGCGAGGTCGCGCTTGACCTCCTCCCTTCAGAAGTTGGCGCCGAGCTGCGGTGGCAGTCGCATGCGATCCAAGCGCTCCAGGAAGCAGCCGAAGCTTTCCTTGTACATCTCTTCGAGGACACCAACCTCTGCGCGATTCACGCCAAGCGCGTGACCATCATGCAGAAAGATATCCAACTTGCTCGACGCATCCGTGGTGTCTGGGGTGGTTTGGGCTAA
- a CDS encoding uncharacterized protein (COG:S;~EggNog:ENOG410PIB2;~InterPro:IPR001810,IPR036047;~go_function: GO:0005515 - protein binding [Evidence IEA]), which produces MRSDLPVDMGSSFRRAGERLRSIAKMNRWAKTQYEGKAGDTDTITNCYLLALPTELLLEIISHLSVLPEACLALTCKRLYSICGATLGAKPLHFSRDFAPLFHHYRNGHNFVTPRWQFINLLEDNRWRACSRCLKLHPRSFFPARELKRKSEDRSCNLGSSAGIVDLCPCKKLTFQDKVELVELLRVRRKTITDLAIQFGSGMKQQRFCWHSCTEDYGSTQLDIEIYPELDDEDQLKIKTEYRLRTGSGQLGKEEHMTPRFGCAHRSVDLWLSSVCQTTLCRLYDNQCASCKRISVCNTCNASLRCPRKQPCRVDDETGQATYHFYTERCLGGSGPVPDQTWAAQRIHPAENLIDVANCSELCPWTIREHPPLEEAPSLEMNILNPAIQDQSMNQLYTSISMI; this is translated from the coding sequence ATGAGGTCCGATCTGCCGGTTGATATGGGATCTAGTTTCCGCCGTGCTGGGGAACGATTAAGGTCCATCGCAAAGATGAATCGCTGGGCGAAAACCCAGTATGAAGGAAAAGCCGGCGATACAGACACCATTACCAACTGCTATCTCCTTGCGCTACCGACCGAGCTGCTCCTGGAAATCATTTCTCACCTGTCGGTGCTGCCCGAGGCATGTCTGGCGCTGACCTGTAAACGTCTCTACTCGATATGCGGTGCTACCCTGGGCGCCAAACCCCTCCATTTCAGTCGAGACTTTGCACCGCTTTTCCACCACTACCGAAATGGACACAATTTCGTCACACCACGTTGGCAATTTATAAATTTGCTAGAAGATAATCGGTGGCGGGCATGTTCTCGATGCTTGAAACTCCACCCACGGAGCTTCTTTCCCGCGCGAGAGCTGAAACGAAAGTCCGAGGATAGATCATGCAACCTAGGGAGTTCGGCAGGCATAGTAGACCTGTGTCCTTGCAAGAAGTTGACCTTCCAGGATAAAGTGGAGCTTGTCGAACTCTTGAGGGTACGGCGAAAAACGATCACAGATTTGGCGATCCAGTTTGGTTCCGGGATGAAGCAGCAGCGTTTCTGCTGGCATAGTTGCACCGAGGACTACGGATCGACCCAGCTAGATATTGAGATATATCCTGAGCTGGACGACGAAGACCAATTGAAGATCAAGACAGAATACCGCTTGCGCACGGGTTCCGGCCAGCTCGGCAAAGAGGAGCATATGACGCCGCGGTTTGGATGTGCTCACCGGTCCGTTGACTTATGGCTTTCGAGTGTCTGCCAAACGACTCTCTGTCGCCTTTATGACAACCAGTGCGCGTCCTGCAAGCGAATATCCGTATGTAATACATGCAATGCCTCACTCAGGTGTCCTCGCAAACAGCCATGTCGAGTGGACGATGAAACGGGACAAGCAACATACCATTTCTATACTGAACGGTGCTTGGGAGGATCGGGGCCTGTACCAGATCAGACATGGGCAGCGCAGCGAATCCATCCCGCGGAGAATCTGATCGACGTCGCAAACTGCAGTGAGCTATGCCCGTGGACGATCCGAGAACATCCACCTTTGGAAGAAGCCCCGTCTCTGGAGATGAATATCCTCAATCCCGCTATACAGGATCAGTCGATGAATCAGCTGTATACCTCGATCAGTATGATTTAG